The genomic segment AAACGCGCTGCTTCATGCGCTTTGACAAACCAGTGATCTGCCGTGCCGCGGTCTTAGTGAGGGATACCACAGGCATTTTGATCATCCTATGACTAGAAAATGTTGCGTGGCAACTGAGAAGCTGCTTTGCCAGGGTCAATCGGGAACGGTGTTAGCTCGCCGTAGCGAACACAGCGTAATCGGGTGCGACAATGTTACCGCGACATATAGCCACATCCTGAAGGGGGCCAACTTGGCTGAAGGGGGCCACACTCCGGGGACTGGCCCCCTTCGCGTTTTGGTGACCCACTTCGGGGCAAAACTACCCAGCTTCCGGCCAGACGACCCCTTCGTCGGCTGCCGGGAGCGACAGCAGCCATCCGCCACGTAGACCGTCTTTTTGCGCCACGATTCCCAGGGACCGCCGGGCTCGCTTGAGCGTCCGATCGCTAATGCCCAGGCTCCGCGCGTCGCGGGTCACTTCGCCCGCCGGGACAGGGCCATCGGCCAAACGGTCGCGCAGAAACTCGACGGCCTCGTCGCGCTCGGTCCGATCCTCGGCACCGCTCGCCTCGGCCGCGAGCGCCTCGTCGGCCGACACGCGAACCGGGTGAGGTTCCCAGGCGACCGCCGGCTCGTCCTGCGGGCCGTAGGGCCCGACGCTAAAGGCCAGGCCGCCTTGGTCCACACTGAGGTTCGACTTCACCGCCAGCAGCAACCGCCGCGGGCCCGTGGGGTCTTCGCGGTCACGGGTTACTGCCCAGGCGGTGCGGACCGCCGCCACGAAGGCCAGGCTGCCACTAGTGCGATAGACCGCTTGGCCGCTGCCCTTGTTCAAATGACCCACCGCGAGCACGGCCACGTTGTGGCGCGCTGCAAGTTCGGCCAAGGGCGCGAGCATGGCCCGCACGTCGGCGTTCTTGTGCGAGTCCGTGGCACCGCAGAATGCGCCCAGCGGGTCGATGATGACCAACCGGCAGTCGGGCACGCTCACGATCGCCGCCTCAATGCAAGCGCGGTCGTGCAGCGTGAGCGGTCGCTCGTCGTGCCGGCCTTCGTCGTCGGTGGTCTGCACCCCGCGCACGGCCACGATCCGCGACACGTCGGCACCGGCCGCATCGAGGCGCGGCCGCACGGTATCGGCAAGATCATCCTCGGCATTGGCGATGACCACGCCACCGACCGCGTTCGCTTCCCAAGGAATATCAGGCCACGGCCGCCCGGCCGACACGCGGGCCGCCAGGTCGCACGTGAGGAACGACTTGCCGAGGCCCGGGTCGCCCACGAGCAGGGCCAGCTTGCCCAGCGCCAGTCGGCCCGGCCAAAGCCAATCGACGGGTCGCGGCTCGACCGTGTGCATGGGCACCAGCAACGGCGCGGCGGGCAACGCTTGCGCCACCTCGGCCAGGTCGCTGATCGTTCGCGCCGCCAGCGCTTCGAGGTGTTCGACGATCGCCGCGCGTTGGGCGCGAAGCGCCTTCCACCGTTGGCAAATCCGCTCGACGAATCGCTCCCGAAGATCGGCCCGGGCAATATCGAAACGATCGTTGAGTTGCTGGTCGCTGTACCGGGCCGTCAGTGCAATCACGCTGCCTCGACGCGCGGTCGGCCGGTCGAAGTCAATCTGTAACTCGCTCATGCCGCACCGCCAGTCCGCGGGCTCAGGCGGATCGTGAGCGGCTCCGGCGTGGCGCTCGGCGTCTGCTCAGGTGCTGCGTGCTGCGGGACTATCGGCGCAGGCACGAGGCGCGCGACGAGTCGCCGCGCTGTCGCCCGGTCGGCTGCCGTGCGCATCAGGTGTGCCGGCAGGTCCAGCATGACGTGCTGCTGCGCCAGCAGGTGGCCCAGCGTCGCCGGCTGCCGCGGCCGCGGACTGTCCCAGTCGATGACCATACCGTACCGGGCCGCGGCTCGGCGCAGGGCGCGACACAGTGCGATGTCATCGTCGATCAAACGTGGTAGAATGCTCATGTGTACCTAGCTCCTGGCGCGGCGAGACTGGCATCTCGACCGCGCCCTTTTTGTTGGTTTCACTTTTCGCGCGGTCGATCATCTCGACGAGGTCCCTCGGGTCGAACAAGACGCGACCGCGGACGCGCACGACGGGCACGAGGCCCGCGTCGCGCCAGCGATCGAGGGTCCGCAGGCTGATCGACAGCGCCGCCGCCGCCTCACGGCTCGACAGCAGCAGCCGGATTGGTGCAGCCGCAGGATCGGTGGTGCTCATGGCTGCACCTCGCCCGGATCACTCGCGCGCTCCGCGAGGAAGCTGCGCAGGTCGGCCACGGGATACAGCACGCTCTGCCGCCGGCCGCTGCCGACTCGTACACAGGGGATCGGCCCGCGCGGGGCAGTCAGGCCCCACAGCGTGCGGGGCGATAGGCCCAGGGCTTTGGCCGCTTCGCGCGGCCGCAAGGCCAGGGCCTCGATAGGTGGAGATGTCATCTCGTCACGCTCCATCAGGTCGCGGGCTGCGATGTGCGGCCCGTATACCCGTTGCCTCAGCGTTGGCCAGACACATGCCCAACGGCAGTCAAATCGTGCGAAACTGCCAGAAAACGCCAGCGTTGGCACGTCTTGGAAAAGTATTGGGACGTTGGGTAAGCGATGCCCAACGATCCAACGCGCGGCCGACTATTCTTCGGTGCGCTCGTCTTCATCGGGCGGCCTGCCCCCATATAGAAGATGGGGTGTGAATTCGCCGTTCAATAGCTTGAG from the Pirellulales bacterium genome contains:
- a CDS encoding AAA family ATPase, whose protein sequence is MSELQIDFDRPTARRGSVIALTARYSDQQLNDRFDIARADLRERFVERICQRWKALRAQRAAIVEHLEALAARTISDLAEVAQALPAAPLLVPMHTVEPRPVDWLWPGRLALGKLALLVGDPGLGKSFLTCDLAARVSAGRPWPDIPWEANAVGGVVIANAEDDLADTVRPRLDAAGADVSRIVAVRGVQTTDDEGRHDERPLTLHDRACIEAAIVSVPDCRLVIIDPLGAFCGATDSHKNADVRAMLAPLAELAARHNVAVLAVGHLNKGSGQAVYRTSGSLAFVAAVRTAWAVTRDREDPTGPRRLLLAVKSNLSVDQGGLAFSVGPYGPQDEPAVAWEPHPVRVSADEALAAEASGAEDRTERDEAVEFLRDRLADGPVPAGEVTRDARSLGISDRTLKRARRSLGIVAQKDGLRGGWLLSLPAADEGVVWPEAG
- a CDS encoding helix-turn-helix domain-containing protein, giving the protein MSTTDPAAAPIRLLLSSREAAAALSISLRTLDRWRDAGLVPVVRVRGRVLFDPRDLVEMIDRAKSETNKKGAVEMPVSPRQELGTHEHSTTFDRR
- a CDS encoding helix-turn-helix domain-containing protein — translated: MTSPPIEALALRPREAAKALGLSPRTLWGLTAPRGPIPCVRVGSGRRQSVLYPVADLRSFLAERASDPGEVQP